A part of Dasypus novemcinctus isolate mDasNov1 chromosome 7, mDasNov1.1.hap2, whole genome shotgun sequence genomic DNA contains:
- the LOC101425985 gene encoding large ribosomal subunit protein eL21-like translates to MTNTKGKRRGTRYMFSRPFRKHGVVPLATYMRIYKKGDIVDIKGMGTVQKGMPHKCYLGKTGRVYSVTQHAVGIVVNKQVKGKILAKRIHVRIEHIKHSKRQDSFLKRVKENDQKKKEAKEKGTWVQLKRQPAPPREAHFVRTNGKEPELLEPIPYEFMA, encoded by the coding sequence ATGACGAACacaaagggaaagaggagagggacCCGCTATATGTTTTCTAGGCCTTTTAGAAAACATGGAGTTGTTCCTTTGGCCACATATATGCGAATCTACAAGAAAGGTGATATCGTAGACATAAAGGGAATGGGCACTGTTCAAAAAGGAATGCCCCACAAATGTTACCTTGGCAAAACTGGAAGAGTCTACAGTGTCACCCAGCATGCTGTTGGTATAGTGGTAAACAAACAGGTTAAGGGCAAGATTCTTGCCAAGAGAATCCATGTACGCATTGAGCACATTAAGCACTCTAAGAGGCAAGATAGCTTCCTAAAACGTGTGAAGGAAAATgatcagaaaaagaaggaagctaAAGAGAAAGGTACCTGGGTCCAACTGAAACGCCAGCCTGCTCCACCCAGGGAAGCACACTTTGTGAGAACTAATGGAAAAGAGCCTGAGCTACTGGAACCTATTCCCTATGAATTCATGGCATaa